One window of the Sciurus carolinensis chromosome 8, mSciCar1.2, whole genome shotgun sequence genome contains the following:
- the Cav1 gene encoding caveolin-1 isoform X1, which translates to MADEMNEKQVYDAHTKEIDLVNRDPKHLNDDVVKIDFEDVIAEPEGTHSFDGIWKASFTTFTVTKYWFYRLLSTLFGIPMALIWGIYFAILSFLHIWAVVPCIKSFLIEIQCISRVYSIYVHTFCDPLFEAIGKIFSNIRINTQKEI; encoded by the exons ATGGCAGACGAGATGAACGAGAAGCAAGTGTACGATGCGCACACCAAGGAGATCGACCTGGTCAACCGCGACCCCAAGCATCTCAACGACGACGTGGTCAAG aTTGACTTTGAAGATGTGATTGCAGAACCAGAAGGGACACACAGTTTCGACGGCATCTGGAAAGCCAGCTTCACCAccttcactgtgacaaaatactggTTTTACCGCTTACTGTCCACCCTTTTTGGCATCCCGATGGCGCTCATCTGGGGCATTTACTTTGCCATTCTCTCTTTCCTGCACATCTGGGCAGTTGTACCGTGCATTAAGAGTTTCCTGATTGAGATTCAGTGCATCAGTCGTGTTTATTCCATCTACGTCCACACCTTCTGTGATCCACTCTTTGAAGCCATTGGCAAAATATTCAGCAATATCCGCATCAACACgcagaaagaaatataa
- the Cav1 gene encoding caveolin-1 isoform X2, whose protein sequence is MSGGKYVDSEGHLYTVPIREQGNIYKPNNKAMADEMNEKQVYDAHTKEIDLVNRDPKHLNDDVVKIDFEDVIAEPEGTHSFDGIWKASFTTFTVTKYWFYRLLSTLFGIPMALIWGIYFAILSFLHIWAVVPCIKSFLIEIQCISRVYSIYVHTFCDPLFEAIGKIFSNIRINTQKEI, encoded by the exons ATGTCGGGGGGCAAATACGTAGACTCCGAG GGACATCTCTACACTGTTCCCATCCGGGAGCAGGGCAACATCTACAAGCCCAACAACAAGGCCATGGCAGACGAGATGAACGAGAAGCAAGTGTACGATGCGCACACCAAGGAGATCGACCTGGTCAACCGCGACCCCAAGCATCTCAACGACGACGTGGTCAAG aTTGACTTTGAAGATGTGATTGCAGAACCAGAAGGGACACACAGTTTCGACGGCATCTGGAAAGCCAGCTTCACCAccttcactgtgacaaaatactggTTTTACCGCTTACTGTCCACCCTTTTTGGCATCCCGATGGCGCTCATCTGGGGCATTTACTTTGCCATTCTCTCTTTCCTGCACATCTGGGCAGTTGTACCGTGCATTAAGAGTTTCCTGATTGAGATTCAGTGCATCAGTCGTGTTTATTCCATCTACGTCCACACCTTCTGTGATCCACTCTTTGAAGCCATTGGCAAAATATTCAGCAATATCCGCATCAACACgcagaaagaaatataa